Proteins encoded together in one Neobacillus sp. FSL H8-0543 window:
- a CDS encoding methionine biosynthesis PLP-dependent protein → MYNIDTKLAQIGNRSETVTGTVNPPVYFSTAYRHEGIGQSTGFDYSRTGNPTRQLLEKTIADLECGDQGYACSSGMAAIFTILSLFQSGDEWLVSEDLYGGTYRLLEQGYKKWGLKSQYINTNCPDEIEGKITPQTKAIFLETPTNPLMQQTDISAVSEIAKKHGILLIVDNTFYTPLLQQPITLGADIVIHSATKYLGGHNDVLSGLIVAKGEKLCEALAFHHNGAGGVLSPFDSWLLMRGMKTLSLRMERHEKNAKAIIQFLSEQSAVTDVLYPGRGGMVSFRLKDENWINPFLKSLKLITFAESLGGTESFITYPATQTHADIPEEIRIQSGVCNRLLRFSVGIEDAQDIISDLDQAFAHLKEGVSINEQ, encoded by the coding sequence ATGTATAACATTGACACAAAGCTTGCTCAAATCGGAAATCGCAGTGAGACGGTGACAGGCACCGTAAACCCGCCTGTTTATTTTTCTACCGCCTACCGCCATGAGGGAATTGGCCAATCAACGGGATTTGACTATTCCCGAACAGGAAATCCAACACGTCAGCTCTTGGAAAAAACAATTGCTGATTTGGAATGCGGTGACCAGGGATATGCTTGCAGTTCTGGAATGGCTGCCATTTTTACGATTTTGTCGTTATTTCAATCTGGTGATGAATGGTTAGTAAGTGAGGACTTATATGGCGGCACTTACCGCTTACTAGAACAAGGATATAAAAAATGGGGCTTGAAATCCCAGTATATTAATACGAATTGCCCTGATGAGATTGAAGGTAAAATTACTCCTCAAACGAAGGCAATCTTTCTTGAAACTCCCACCAATCCTCTTATGCAGCAAACCGATATTTCCGCGGTTTCAGAAATAGCTAAGAAGCACGGTATATTGCTGATTGTTGATAATACTTTTTACACTCCGCTTCTCCAGCAGCCGATAACACTTGGTGCAGATATCGTTATCCATAGCGCAACAAAGTACTTAGGCGGTCATAATGATGTGCTTTCTGGCCTAATTGTCGCTAAAGGAGAAAAACTCTGTGAGGCCCTCGCCTTCCATCATAACGGAGCAGGAGGAGTCCTTAGTCCGTTTGATTCATGGTTATTAATGCGTGGTATGAAGACTCTCTCCTTACGAATGGAAAGACATGAGAAAAATGCGAAGGCCATCATTCAGTTTCTTTCGGAGCAAAGCGCCGTTACCGATGTCCTTTACCCTGGAAGAGGCGGAATGGTCTCATTCAGATTAAAAGATGAAAACTGGATAAATCCCTTTTTAAAGAGTTTAAAATTAATTACCTTTGCCGAAAGCCTTGGTGGAACGGAAAGTTTCATTACTTACCCTGCAACACAGACTCACGCCGATATTCCTGAAGAAATTCGTATTCAATCAGGGGTTTGCAATCGACTCTTACGCTTTTCTGTTGGAATCGAGGATGCCCAAGACATCATTTCGGATCTTGATCAAGCTTTTGCCCATTTAAAAGAAGGAGTGAGTATAAATGAACAATAA
- the metC gene encoding cystathionine beta-lyase encodes MNNNEFTFETRLLHNRHKIDPTTGAVSVPIQHASTFHQYDIDQFGKYDYSRSLNPTREALEDVIAELEGGIRGFAFSSGMAAISTAFLLLSSGDHVVITEDVYGGTFRMVTEVLTRFGIEHTFVDMTDLNQVQAAIQPNTKAFYMETPSNPLLKVADIRAICNLAKEVQALTFIDNTFLTPALQKPLELGADIVLHSATKFLSGHSDVVAGLAVVKDEELGKRLGYLQNAFGAVLGVQDAWLVLRGLKTLSVRLEQSQKSAQILADFLSSHPMIKEVYYPGLKNHPQYELQQVQALGAGAVLSFELADEEAVRTFVANVKIPVFAVSLGAVESILSYPAKMSHAAMPQTEREKRGISNSLLRFSAGLENPNDLILDISQALGKVSESQLALHQGEHL; translated from the coding sequence ATGAACAATAACGAATTTACTTTTGAAACCAGGCTCCTTCATAACCGTCATAAGATTGACCCAACGACTGGGGCGGTGAGTGTACCCATTCAACATGCATCGACCTTTCATCAATATGATATTGATCAGTTTGGAAAGTATGATTACAGCCGCAGTTTAAACCCGACGAGGGAAGCATTGGAAGATGTTATAGCTGAACTTGAAGGCGGGATTCGCGGGTTTGCCTTTTCTTCTGGGATGGCTGCAATCTCAACTGCCTTCCTGCTGCTTTCTTCAGGCGATCATGTTGTTATTACAGAGGATGTATATGGCGGTACGTTTCGTATGGTTACAGAAGTACTAACTCGCTTTGGTATCGAGCATACCTTTGTCGATATGACCGACCTGAATCAGGTCCAAGCAGCCATTCAGCCGAATACAAAGGCTTTCTATATGGAAACACCTTCAAATCCTTTACTAAAAGTAGCAGACATTAGGGCCATTTGTAATCTGGCAAAGGAAGTTCAGGCATTAACCTTTATCGACAATACCTTCCTCACCCCTGCTTTGCAAAAACCATTAGAGCTGGGTGCAGATATTGTTCTTCACAGCGCAACCAAATTTTTATCGGGTCACAGTGATGTTGTCGCAGGACTTGCAGTTGTAAAAGACGAGGAATTAGGAAAGAGACTTGGCTATTTACAAAACGCGTTTGGAGCTGTCCTTGGTGTTCAGGATGCCTGGCTCGTTTTAAGAGGATTGAAAACTCTGTCTGTCAGGCTCGAACAATCGCAAAAATCAGCTCAAATACTTGCAGATTTTTTAAGTTCTCATCCTATGATTAAAGAAGTATATTATCCAGGTCTAAAAAACCACCCTCAGTATGAATTACAGCAGGTTCAAGCGCTTGGTGCAGGGGCTGTACTCTCTTTCGAACTTGCCGATGAAGAGGCGGTCAGAACATTTGTTGCAAATGTAAAAATCCCTGTCTTCGCGGTTAGTCTCGGTGCAGTGGAGTCAATTTTATCGTATCCTGCAAAAATGTCTCATGCTGCTATGCCGCAAACAGAAAGAGAAAAACGAGGGATTTCCAATAGTTTATTGCGTTTTTCGGCAGGTCTCGAAAATCCAAACGATTTAATCCTGGACATTTCTCAAGCACTAGGAAAAGTTTCCGAGTCACAGCTTGCCTTACACCAAGGAGAACATTTATGA